A stretch of the bacterium genome encodes the following:
- a CDS encoding GspE/PulE family protein, producing MEQTDEKGIEDILASKGKLTADKLSLVKLEAINTGKPVEDVILEHKFATSDDIIAARGELLDIPFVDPNKKPISAEVLSLLPEPVARRYTLIPIDFDKTTNQLSVAMADPLDLQVTEFVERKSGTIVKPFISTKELINQAIADQYSQNLTTEVTAALEEQGTVQAKEELKDLSKVEEVIKEAPVAKIVSTLLEYAMKGGASDIHIEPLEDKTRVRYRIDGVLLERLVLPRKVHEALVSRVKILSALKIDEKRIPQDGRFTFRLGEQSVDLRISTLPTVHGEKIVMRLLPKAASAPTLQDLGLRGTALKVFEDNIQRPHGIILITGPTGSGKTTTLFSALSKINSPKVNIVTLEDPVEYQIPGVNQVQINPVAGLTFASGLRSFLRQDPNIIMVGEIRDAETAELAIQAALTGHLVFSTLHTNSSAGALPRLLEMGSETFLLASSMSAVVAQRVCRKICVACKESYDPPTPIKDDLKKVLGNLVDGVAAGKLSQEEEADVEEVQGKKKLVLYRGKGCDKCGDSGYKGRVGIFEVLPVTDQIGKLILERSPSTKIEEMAVDQGMVTMKQDGYLKSIEGLTTIEEVLRVAQE from the coding sequence ATGGAACAAACTGACGAAAAAGGTATAGAAGACATTTTGGCCTCAAAAGGAAAGCTAACTGCCGATAAACTTTCGCTAGTGAAACTTGAGGCGATTAACACCGGCAAGCCGGTTGAAGATGTCATTTTGGAACACAAATTTGCTACTAGCGATGACATTATTGCGGCTCGTGGTGAGCTGCTTGATATCCCCTTTGTTGACCCAAACAAAAAACCAATTTCTGCTGAAGTCCTCAGTCTCCTTCCAGAACCAGTTGCTCGGCGCTACACTTTGATTCCGATAGATTTTGATAAAACCACCAACCAACTTTCTGTTGCAATGGCTGACCCGCTTGATTTGCAGGTAACTGAGTTTGTCGAGAGGAAAAGCGGCACAATTGTTAAGCCGTTTATTTCGACCAAAGAATTGATCAATCAGGCAATAGCTGATCAATACTCCCAGAATTTGACCACAGAAGTGACGGCTGCTCTCGAAGAGCAAGGTACGGTTCAAGCCAAAGAAGAGCTTAAGGATTTGAGTAAGGTTGAAGAGGTGATCAAGGAAGCTCCGGTGGCAAAAATCGTCTCCACCCTTCTTGAGTACGCTATGAAAGGTGGGGCTAGTGATATCCACATTGAGCCACTGGAAGACAAGACGCGTGTCCGCTACCGAATTGACGGGGTTTTGCTGGAAAGACTGGTCTTGCCCCGGAAAGTTCATGAAGCTTTGGTGAGCCGAGTCAAGATCCTTTCGGCTTTGAAAATTGATGAAAAAAGAATCCCCCAGGATGGTCGTTTCACTTTTAGGCTTGGTGAGCAGTCAGTTGACTTACGTATTTCCACTTTGCCGACAGTTCACGGAGAAAAAATTGTCATGCGACTTTTGCCCAAAGCCGCTTCTGCCCCAACTCTACAGGACTTAGGTTTGCGGGGTACAGCTCTTAAAGTTTTTGAGGATAATATTCAAAGGCCACACGGAATTATTCTGATCACCGGACCAACTGGTTCGGGAAAGACAACCACTTTGTTCTCGGCCTTATCAAAAATAAATTCCCCCAAAGTTAATATTGTGACGCTGGAAGATCCAGTTGAATACCAGATTCCTGGGGTAAACCAAGTTCAAATTAACCCCGTGGCCGGATTAACCTTTGCCTCTGGTTTGCGCAGTTTTCTGCGCCAGGATCCAAATATAATCATGGTTGGTGAGATCAGAGATGCTGAAACTGCTGAGCTGGCGATTCAAGCGGCTCTGACGGGACACTTGGTTTTCTCGACTTTGCATACAAACTCTTCGGCTGGAGCTCTACCGCGACTTTTGGAAATGGGTAGTGAAACCTTTTTGCTGGCTTCCTCGATGAGTGCAGTTGTGGCTCAGCGGGTTTGTAGGAAAATTTGTGTTGCTTGTAAGGAAAGCTATGACCCCCCGACTCCAATCAAGGACGATCTCAAAAAAGTTTTGGGAAATTTGGTGGATGGTGTGGCTGCGGGTAAGCTTTCTCAGGAAGAAGAGGCGGACGTGGAAGAAGTTCAAGGTAAAAAGAAGCTTGTGCTCTACCGTGGCAAAGGGTGTGACAAATGTGGGGATTCAGGCTACAAAGGTCGGGTCGGAATTTTTGAGGTTTTGCCTGTGACTGATCAAATTGGGAAATTGATTTTGGAGCGCTCCCCTTCGACAAAAATTGAGGAAATGGCTGTTGATCAAGGAATGGTGACGATGAAACAGGACGGTTATCTCAAATCAATTGAGGGTTTGACTACGATTGAGGAAGTCTTGAGGGTCGCTCAAGAATGA